The following proteins are co-located in the Besnoitia besnoiti strain Bb-Ger1 chromosome Unknown contig00007, whole genome shotgun sequence genome:
- a CDS encoding putative 60S ribosomal protein L7a (encoded by transcript BESB_074530), with the protein MASVEEEAGAASAAPKMTYLSPIASPLLEGKSLRRSLKLIQLAADRERASRGKKGEEKSEAKKGKKGVKLLRRGVHEVTKCLRKGVKGIVFFASDVFPVEIIAHLPILCEEKDIVYAYLCSKKTLGHAFRSKRPASVIMITPGGDGQPGEDAGGEDDEEKFEDVYKKVAKLVRKNNPYF; encoded by the coding sequence ATGGCCTCtgtggaagaagaagccggcgccgcttctgcagccCCGAAGATGACGTATCTGTCGCCGATTGCTTCGCCCCTGCTCGAGGGCAAGTCTCTGCGGAGGAGTTTGAAGCTGATTCAGCTGGCGGCagaccgcgagcgcgcctcgcgaggcaagaagggcgaagagaagagcgaggcgaagaagggaaaGAAGGGCGtcaagctgctgcgccgtggCGTCCACGAGGTGACCAAGTGCTTGCGGAAGGGGGTGAAGGGCATCGTATTCTTCGCATCCGACGTCTTCCCCGTGGAAATTATCGCGCACCTTCCGATCCtctgcgaggagaaggacatCGTCTATGCCTACCTCTGCAGCAAGAAAACGCTGGGCCACGCCTTCCGCTCCAAGCGACCCGCCAGCGTCATCATGATCACtccgggcggcgacggccagCCAGgtgaagacgcaggcggcgaagacgacgaagaaaagTTCGAGGACGTCTACAAAAAGGTCGCGAAACTCGTCAGAAAAAACAACCCGTATTTCTAG
- a CDS encoding uncharacterized protein (encoded by transcript BESB_074490) — protein sequence MPASPFPCSSSLRLVRVSICLLGFVWLLLSFSSETRRRSGAEAGVVRDRLSSSSRLPLPSLFPARLSPLLLPRRHRYPGGSGRHAHLTNEWKALTSQNEWKALACYPAVAAEARADDHEDARACWGGEGGGACRQATPARVSALESFEFVAPSSPETLFHQVSGPASPYSRLAFVSLSAPFRSLSPFAPLPQRLLRAGVYGARCVSLSWLSFSPRGFSAPVSSPFFLVSLRLSDGLSLGSPALPSFPCGVVSVSSPEDSHLRAFAASGSAVGSLSASAAAAARVSGAFAGPVSHGYLGSRRGGASQLFARKPNPKAEKRARNFQRAFEEREKNAAREARRRLLRQREWYRQQEEDERRREAEARMQREKTAKSGAEAKEGEARGGGAATLSSSSSASSLSTGSRTLTELAQQAMSASGEGMRHRENWVIVGSTQRKARRRDRLPYSQRDFVKKVFTHLAEEELEKEVRKAERAWRGDMQLDELEEELGGPDALAPGGGTAGGFVR from the coding sequence ATGCCCGCTTCTCCCTTTCCGTGTTCTTCGTCTCTACGTCTGGTCCGCGTCTCCATTTGTCTCCTGGGGTTTGTCTGGCtccttctttctttctcttctgagACGAGACGGCGATCAGGCGCAGAAGCCGGTGTGGTCCGTGACCGACTCAGCtcgtcgtctcgcctgcCCCTGCCGTCCCTGTTtccggcgcgtctctcgcctctccttctccctcgccgccacCGGTATCCAGGAGGGTCGGGCCGACACGCGCATCTTACAAATGAGTGGAAAGCACTTACTTCCCAAAATGAATGGAAAGCACTTGCTTGCTACCCAGCCGTAGCAGCAGAAGCTCGCGCGGACGACCatgaggacgcgcgcgcgtgttgGGGGGGTGAGGGAGGCGGTGCATGCCGACAGGCCACACCGGCGCGTGTTTCCGCCTTAGAGAGCTTCGAGTTTGTtgcgccgtcttctcctgAGACATTGTTTCACCAAGTTTCTGGTCCTGCAAGTCCCTActcccgcctcgcctttGTCTCTCTTTCCGCGCCTTTTCGAAGCctctcgcccttcgcgccgctgcctcagcGCCTCTTACGTGCCGGCGTCTACGGCGCGAggtgcgtctctctgtcttggTTATCGTTTTCTCCGCGAGGCTTCTCTGCCCCTGTCAGTTCCCCGTTTTTTCTGGTCTCCCTCCGTCTGTCTGACGGCCTCTCTCTTGGCTCTCCCGCCTTGCCTTCTTTTCCTTGTGGTGTTGTTTCTGTGTCCTCTCCTGAGGATTCTCATCTCAGAGCGTTCGCGGCGTCAGGCTCCGCAGTTGGCTCGTtgtccgcctccgcagcggccgcagcgcgcgtctccggcgccttcgcgggccCGGTCTCGCACGGCTAtctcggctcgcggcgcggcggcgcgtcgcagctcttcgcgcggaagccgaacccgaaggcggagaagcgcgcgcggaatTTCCAGCGCGCGTTcgaggagcgcgagaagaatgcggcgcgggaggcgcggcggcggctgctgcgccagcgcgagtGGTATCggcagcaggaggaagacgagcgtaggcgcgaggccgaggcgcgcatgcagcgcgagaagacggcCAAgtcgggggcggaggcgaaggagggcgaagcgcgaggagggggggcggcgacgctgtcCTCTTCATCCTCCGCTTCCAGCCTCTCGACGGGCAGCCGCACGCTCACCGAGCTCGCCCAGCAGGCGATGTCGGCCTCAGGCGAAGGCATGCGCCACCGCGAGAACTGGGTGATTGTGGGCAGcacgcagcggaaggcgcgccgccgcgaccgcctgcCGTACAGCCAGCGCGACTTTGTGAAGAAAGTCTTCACTCACTTGGCTGAGGAGGAGCTCGAAAAGGAGGTGcgcaaggcagagagagcctGGCGCGGAGACATGCAGCTCGACGAACTCGAGGAAGAGCTGGGCGGGCCTGACGCACTGGCCCCTGGCGGCGGAACGGCTGGAGGCTTTGTGCGGTGA
- a CDS encoding regulator of chromosome condensation (RCC1) repeat-containing protein (encoded by transcript BESB_074540) — protein MRRLNPFAKQRYREEEKPVTEEFTAVLSTDSLVKDIPYRDTRTLIFVYGKPLISNAEGSVSLPEASPDGEGAHGPDAAAWDRDGRAAFSGIQSGASHALHMMSHPTSFHFAAGRLSGGVGGLGDRVGGPSPYYEPGAPPGAALPPSMFLSPPTGGGGEGALLQPLVLSSLAYVRVVDACVGERHALFLSDAGEVYAYGEGRFGQLGLGYELQVIPKPQKIEGALGRVEVQQIACGDYHSVVLSREGAVYAWGAADCVGDGSGLCRYAPVGISLPASSEFAGPSESCHVIAARFQQTMAVTEGGHLFVWGETFFANFHPTPEILCIFPKLVVQIAIGKHFGLALTDDGLVYGWGDGTYGELTTACSTTPLTLPQPLQLKDSSGQSLPPIIAVAAGLRHAIVLTHDMRLWAFGDNLAGQCGVPGHQTRLSVPKIIKLGELRSRASKIACGYRHSACITPNYQLYLWGHSSNHKLIFTAAAEGICDKATQPGVAIRSGLKSSCCRARLIYSMLNMKIMGAALGSETTIIVTGDGDFEHTVCPMRDGGDLPAAPNIANEKAFSSEEKRDAADGLQARVITAADLTTSSRPLAEATPRPSAARRSRRPADASRGKETHQSFSFLGAQPRRAGEAGENGRAQGDAHAEGGHSAPPQSNGDALAAPPRESRVGEGRGGTVVGEEARREEEGSESGAEESQRSPSVPSAPARSEPAERAGDHPPLEEGGDAEGKQSLLPSLLMSPSEPVPHAAPPSASAATADGEEKENDVAEANPAAADRPDEELR, from the exons ATGAGGCGCCTCAACCCCTTCGCCAAGCAGCGCTACcgggaggaagaaaag CCGGTGACGGAGGAGTTCACTGCGGTTCTTTCGACTGACAGCT TGGTGAAGGACATCCCTTACCGCGATACTCGAACGCTAATTTTTGTTTACGGCAAGCCGCTGATTTCCAATGCAGAGGGCAGCGTGTCTCTTCCGGAGGCCTCGCCGGACGGGGAAGGGGCGCACGGgcccgacgcagcggcgtgggaccgcgacgggcgcgcggcgttcTCTGGGATCCAGTCGGGGGCCAGCCATGCGCTGCACATGATGTCCCACCCAACGTCGTTCCACTTCGCCGCGGGGCGTCTCTCCGGTGGCGTCGGAGGCctcggcgaccgcgtggGGGGCCCCTCGCCCTACTACGAACCCGGGGCTCCGCCGGGGGCAGCGCTCCCCCCCTCGATgtttctctcgcctccgacgggaggcggcggcgagggcgcgttgCTGCAACCCCTCGTGCTCAGCTCTCTGGCCTACGTGCGCGTAGTGGACGCCTGCGTGggggagagacacgcgctcTTCCTGTCTGACGCCGGCGAAGTCTACGCGTACGGCGAGGGTCGATTTGGGCAGCTGGGGCTGGGCTACGAACTGCAAGTCATTCCCAAGCCGCAGAAGATCGAAGGCGCCCTCGGCCGCGTCGAGGTACAGCAAATCGCTTGCGGAGACTATCActccgtcgtcctctcccgcgAG GGGGCCGTGTACGCGTGGGGGGCGGCAGACTGCGTCGGCGACGGGAGCGGGTTGTGCCGGTACGCGCCGGTAGGCAtctcgctgccggcgtccTCGGAGTTCGCGGGGCCTTCAGAGAGCTGTCACGTGATTGCGGCTCGCTTCCAGCAGACGATGGCGGTCACAGAGGGCGGGCACCTCTTCGTCTGGGGCGAGACCTTTTTCGCGAACTTCCACCCCACCCCAGAAATTCTCTGCATTTTTCCAAAGCTCGTCGTCCAGATCGCCATTGGCAAACACTTCGGGCTCGCATTGACAG ACGACGGTCTGGTCTACGGGTGGGGCGACGGAACATATGGCGAACTCA CGACCGCGTGCTCCACAACTCCGCTCACACTACCGCAACCTCTGCAACTGAAGGACTCCAGCGGGCAGTCCCTTCCCCCGATCATCGCCGTGGCGGCTGGCTTGCGGCATGCCATCGTCTTGACGCACGACATGCGGCTGTGGGCCTTCGGGGACAACCTCGCGGGCCAGTGCGGGGTCCCGGGGCACCAGACCCGGCTGAGTGTCCCCAAg atAATCAAGCTGGGAGAGCTCAGGTCACGCGCCAGCAAAATCGCGTGCGGCTATCGCCACTCCGCATGCATCACGC CGAACTACCAGCTATACTTGTGGGGCCACTCATCAAACCACAAGCTGATCTtcacggcggcggccgagggaATATGCGACAAGGCTACACAGCCCGGCGTCGCGATCCGCTCGGGTCTGAAAAGCTCCTGCTGCAGA GCGCGTCTGATTTACTCCATGTTGAACATGAAGATCATGGGGGCAGCGTTGGGCAGCGAGACAACCATCATCGTGACGGGCGACGGGGACTTTGAGCACACAGTCTGCCCGatgcgcgacggcggagacctGCCCGCTGCCCCGAACATAGCGAACGAGAAGGCGTTTTCCTctgaagagaagagagacgccgcggacggcctgcaggcgcgggtGATCACTGCGGCGGATCTCACgacgtcgtcgcggccgctcgccgagGCCACGCCGCGTCccagcgccgcccgacgctcgcgccggcCTGCGGACGCGAGTCGCGGAAAGGAGACGCATCAGTCCTTTTCATTTTTGGGTGCccagcctcgccgcgcgggcgaagcCGGGGAGAACGGCCGAGCGCAgggagacgcacacgcggagGGGGGCCACAGCGCCCCCCCGCAGAGCAACGGCGACgccctggcggcgccgccgcgcgaatCCCGCGTCGGGGAGGGCCGCGGAGGAACTGTCgtaggcgaggaggcgcgaagagaagaagaaggaagcgagtccggcgcggaagaaagccAGCGGAGTCCCTCAGTGCCGAGTGCGCCAGCGCGCAGCGAACCTGCCGAACGCGCGGGCGATCATCCGCCCCTCGAGGAagggggcgacgcggaaggcaaGCAAAGCCTCTTGCCTTCGCTTCTCATGTCGCCATCAGAGCCTGTCCCGCATGCGGCGCCCCCATCAGCAAGCGCAGCCACggcagacggagaggaaaaagaaaacgatgTCGCTGAAGCAAATCCGGCAGCAGCCGACCGACCAGATGAGGAGCTGCGATAG
- a CDS encoding uncharacterized protein (encoded by transcript BESB_074510): MERATRLAVGCILVSFSLFSCSLSSSPRWPAAVWALRPPSSSPLATIPAPPHLPGVHTPAPPPARSHITSSSHSSSLSSPSASAKTSLTHYGSSAEDAGSGSAASSSPVRDAARRPWSGVDTPAAVETPGGAREQGAQEQSSFDSTPQSFPSLWSQLDTQLSAAHAEGQGEVKPAGSSPLSRNSLSATSITRRRVASFSTLVPTPPDMSALPVQGLLQASSDPDEGWGVQLSLRGALSSFPSSPIFSLHTRASRAAPSEETAKDATSADPCASPPVARESPTLASPAEDAEERARSARARGGAAQRIYSVSFSAPTDELWGQDVVVCMNWAQPQPSASLSDSASPADPLPPADLASASTALPGVDGERQSAPAEAAAGRRPEAADARAAKTVSVAVAFGHVPDACAWGRKGSEGQKTRGRAECEKPQVELGGGRAGGQRPQGEASAASAETAEGVVHREGEDRGGRAATRGDARQLQGASSLSVLHVLHAAPTAMSLDGNYDVNFLLPLRLMPPVTSHALWGHSRAPRRSPEDREAEREAGSGSPLGGRNAAGVAERSPTSAADTQRDLASSSMEISSSDADSANLCASSASGRRRHTGRRIGESHNTGAGVLLGSMCRGPGDEVEETLSDSLERRPRGRLDAAGEEAEDRAGRAMRGGARLAHDEAARQGAGGLVGTADASAGISAPLTKSAMKAALSSALLVVKPQLSGGCDGHFASQTLALTPLRPYLGSRGPSEPRRRVEAGWVEREKQEGVSPARARGDEEAEAVEAELRDEEGDAFLDIAVPLSLSVRGEDLPVDLALCLYTSRLDTHPLAFGAVHLGAPPPIGAEALAQLPLASPASGEAEANRAHAAKCVGPEGLAPKAADAKEAGETQQVEPAGAQGGGSAWTVDSPSVPEKVLSWLARQVAHLNFMRRRPHAETVGTVGPAEGAERTAVEGHGKEASSVRGEPAAADSTAVGAAEEGWWSRVTAFVASPLGGAPDSRGSTETEGSGDAASAEDDQAGAEGEQEHRTQFGAPAARWLLYLPFAVFVGSVCGYLLTLHWQARAKLREARAKTCNGPCCSEAPSDLMAIRSSLRAASAMTCGSVSSSSPFLPLSSFGDRLAWGRRAERGAAPGSSAASQAAFLSCGEALFSSTSSASSRASRKSSHGSSRRSRKARHPPAYVTPSRRIYETLWGGEAEERDDARREEDPERRSLLAGADAWHWADDEGTASGRRRGRRERRAARENDVTRWQISY, from the exons ATGGAGAGGGCGACTCGCCTCGCAGTAGGCTGCATCCTTGTTTCCTTCTCGCTTTTttcttgctctctctcttcttccccgagATGGCCAGCTGCCGTCTGGGCTCTGAGGCCTCCATCGTCCTCCCCCCTTGCAACGATTCCGGCCCCGCCGCATCTGCCGGGTGTCCATacaccggcgccgccgcccgcccggTCGCACATCACGTCTTCGTCTCACTCGTCTTCACTCTCTTCCCCCAGCGCCTCTGCTAAAACTTCTCTGACTCACTACGGAAGTtctgcggaggacgcagggagcggctccgccgcttcttcttcgccagtgagagacgcggcgcggcgtccctGGTCCGGTGTAGATACGCCGGCAGCTGTCGAGACACCCGGAGGCGCCAGGGAGCAGGGGGCACAGGAGCAGAGCTCGTTTGACTCGACGCCTCAGAGTTTTCCGTCTCTTTGGTCGCAGCTTGATACACAGTTGAGCGCGGCACACGCCGAGGGACAGGGGGAGGTTAAGCCAGCCGGAAGTTCTCCTTTGTCGCGAAATTCACTCTCAGCAACGAGCatcacgcggcggcgggttgCTTCGTTTTCCACTCTCGTGCCCACGCCTCCCGATATGTCTGCATTGCCCGTTCAAGGGCTCCTCCAGGCCTCCAGCGACCCCGACGAGGGCTGGGGCGTGCAGCtttcgcttcgcggcgcgctttCCTCCTTCCCTTCGTCCCCCATCTTCTCTCTTCACActcgagcgagccgcgccgctccctcagaggagacagccaaAGACGCGACCTCTGCGGATCCCTGTGCGTCTCCACCGGTTGCGAGGGAGTCTCCCACGCTCGCCAGTCCggctgaggacgcggaagagagggcgcgcagcgcgcgggcccgcggaggcgccgcccagAGAATCTATTCTGTCTCCTTCAGCGCCCCAACCGACGAACTGTGGGGGCAGGACGTCGTGGTCTGCATGAActgggcgcagccgcagccgtcTGCCAGTCTGTCAgactcggcgtcgcctgcggaccCGCTCCCCCCGGCCGACCTCGCGTCCGCATCCACTGCGCTCCccggcgtcgacggcgagcggcaatcggcgcctgcagaggccgcggctggAAGGAGaccggaggcggcagacgcccgcgcggcgaagactgtctccgtcgcggtcgccttTGGCCACGTGCCCGACGCGTGTGCTTGGGGGCGCAAAGGGAGCGAAggacagaagacgcgaggcagagccGAGTGTGAAAAACCGCAGGTGGAGCttggaggaggaagagctgGGGGCCAGCGTccgcagggcgaggcctctgctgcctctgcagagactgCCGAAGGCGTCGTTcacagagaaggagaggaccgcggagggagagcggcgacgcgaggcgacgcgcggcagctccagGGCGCGTCGAGTTTGTCCGTTCTTCACGTGCTGCATGCAGCTCCCACCGCCATGTCGCTCGACGGGAACTACGACGTCAACTTCCTGTTGCCGCTCCGCCTGATGCCTCCTGTGACCTCGCATGCACTCTGGGGCCActcgcgagctcctcgccgaAGCCCTGAGGATCGGGAGGCTGAACGAGAGGCTGGAAGCGGATCTCCGCTGGGCGGGAGGAACGCAGCGGGCGTTGCGGAGAGGAGCCCGACTTCCGCTGCCGATACGCAAAGAGACcttgcttcctcctcgatgGAAATCTCATCTTCAGATGCGGACAGCGCGAATTTgtgtgcgtcttctgcgagTGGGCGCCGGAGACACACGGGGCGCCGGATCGGCGAGAGCCATAATaccggcgcgggcgtcttGTTGGGCTCCATGTGCCGCGGGCCAGGGGACGAAGTCGAAGAGACTCTGAGTGACTCGCTGGAGCGGAgaccgcgcgggcggctggacgccgcaggcgaggaggcggaagaccgTGCGGGGCGCGCCATGCGCGGAGGTGCGCGTCTGGCGCACgacgaagcagcgaggcagggagCCGGCGGCCTTGTCGGCACCGCGGATGCGTCGGCTGGTATTTCCGCGCCGTTGACAAAGTCCGCGATGAAGGCCGCGCTCAGCTCTGCGCTCCTCGTGGTGAAGCCGCAGCTGTCTGGCGGGTGCGACGGACACTTTGCCAGCCAAACGCTGGCGCtgacgcctctgcgcccgtACCTGGGGTCGCGCGGGCCCtccgagccgcgccgccgcgtggaggcgggcTGGGTAGAACGCGAAAAGCAAGAGGGCGTTTCGCCCGCGAGAGCcaggggcgacgaggaggcggaagccgTGGAGGCTGAACtgcgcgacgaagagggcgacgccttcCTGGATATTGCCGTGCCGCTCTCGCTGTCTGTGCGCGGCGAGGATCTCCCGGTCGACCTCGCGCTCTGTCTGTACACCAGCCGCCTGGACACGCACCcactcgccttcggcgcagttcacctcggcgcgccgcctcctatCGGTGCCGAGGCACTTGCGCAGCTTCCGCTCGCTTCAcccgcgagcggagaggcggaagcgaacCGGGCACATGCGGCGAAGTGCGTGGGACCTGAGGGCCTTGCACCTaaggccgcggacgcgaaagaggccggcgagacgcagcaggtGGAGCCCGCCGGagcgcaggggggggggtcagCTTGGACTGTCGACAGCCCGAGTGTGCCTGAGAAAGTCCTCAGTTGGCTGGCCAGGCAAGTCGCCCACTTGAACTTcatgcgccgtcgcccgcacgCGGAGACCGTGGGAACAGTTGGccccgccgagggcgcggagcggACGGCGGTGGAGGGGCATGGAAAGGAGGCGTCGagcgtccgcggcgagcccgcggccgcggactcgaccgcggtcggcgccgcggaggaaggctgGTGGAGCCGAGTGACGGCCTTcgtggcgtcgcctctgggGGGCGCGCCCGACTCGAGAGGCTCGACGGAAACtgagggcagcggcgacgcggcgtcggcggaggacgatcaggcgggcgcagagggagaacAGGAGCACCGAACCCAGTtcggcgcgccagcggccaGGTGGCTGCTGTACCTGCCtttcgctgtcttcgtcGGCTCGGTCTGCGGATACCTCCTCACGCTGCACTggcaggcgagggcgaagctGCGGGAAGCGCGGGCGAAGACGTGCAACGGGCCCTGCTGCTCAG aggcgccctcTGATTTGATGGCGATCCGTTCGTCGctgcgagcggcgagcgccatgACCTGCGGGtcagtctcttcttcctcgccgtttTTGCCACTCTCGTCTTTCGGCGACCGCCTGGCGTGGGGGCGGCGGGCCgagaggggcgcggcgcccggatcctctgccgcgtcgcaggcggccttcctctcttgcggcgaggcgctgttTTCTTCcacgtcgtctgcctcttctcgcgcctcgcgcaagTCGAGCCACGGCTCTTCGCGGAGGagcaggaaggcgcggcaCCCGCCAGCGTACGTCACGCCGAGCCGGCGGATCTACGAGACGCTGtggggcggcgaggcagaagagcgagacgacgcgaggcgcgaggaagacccGGAGCGCAGAAGCCTCTTGGctggcgccgacgcctgGCACTGGGCTGACGATGAGGGCACAGCCAGtggacggcgaagaggcagacgcgagcgcagagcggcgcgcgagaacgACGTAACGAGATGGCAGATCTCCTACTAG
- a CDS encoding ribosomal protein RPL22 (encoded by transcript BESB_074520), translating into MGDPPCLPPLHAAAASLLLLLCLPFAASLSPFSSPLASGLQHWRGPLHGRAWPVQGSPEPTPRGRSVARLSRWETAACPDGGPGFAARRGLGRGPEDERAWRGERRSTRASATSRAGLASSGYAGREGSGEGMDRHFVCAFVSAVSRGWQGDLQRGPASLSVETVWTAGVQRALGAPWGPRRKPRSPAGAGEGAGQAFAPLFFLLPAGGNGRFFSAGGGEESAATPAKHTSAAQDASRGARARSECAFFEKPDFVSSSLGASRAFPRGSRVSFSGEAACLAAFDAPRGGDALAPPLSARALFPPPPSPFVHTAPFWRPSLSLPRLPARGFPCEAVGGCMSQTSCNLMRGPSPAVSTEAASSPKGAVACAAPSSRASSSASFSFSRLQATHNDLPALAPPDEASAAGSARASDSEAPAVLAVELDSFEAAPPYVAPRLPLPMHTFWPHPSAPAVPAASLLPPRAATPPRLARAEARYQRLSPIKTRRVLAEIRGMSLGQALAHLATSPRRPAFQVFKTIQSALANAIHAFGETTLQPRIHSITANNGPVFKRPMLRARGRMDVLRRPTTHIRVILEV; encoded by the coding sequence ATGGGGGACCCTCCTTGTCTCCCGCCtctccacgcggcggcggcctctctcctccttctcctctgtctcccgtttgcggcttctctctctcccttctcctccCCGCTGGCGTCTGGGCTCCAGCACTGGCGAGGGCCCCTCCATGGCAGGGCATGGCCAGTGCAAGGCTCCCCCGAGCccacgccgcgcgggcggagTGTTGCGCGGCTGAGCAGGTGGGAGACTGCGGCGTGTCCCGATGGCGGGcccggcttcgcggcgcgacgcggcttGGGGAGAGGTCCAGAGGACGAGAGGGcgtggagaggagagagaagaagcacgcgcgcctccgcgacctcGAGAGCGGGGTTGGCCTCTTCAGGCTATGCGGGCCGCGAGGGATCCGGCGAGGGGATGGATCGCCACTTTGTGTGCGCCTTTGTCTCTGCAGTCTCTCGGGGCTGGCAGGGGGACCTTCAACGGGGGCCTGCAAGCCTCTCTGTGGAAACCGTGTGGACCGCGGGCGTGCAGCGGGCCCTGGGGGCGCCGTGGGGTCCCaggcggaagccgcggagtcccgccggcgcgggcgaaggAGCCGGTCAGGCGTTCGCGCCTCtattctttcttctcccggCGGGAGGTAAcggtcgcttcttctccgccggggGCGGAGAGGAATCCGCAGCCACTCCAGCAAAACACACCTCAGCAGCACAAGACGCAAGccggggcgcgcgcgcgcggagtgAATGTGCGTTTTTTGAAAAGCCCGACTTTGTGTCGAGTTCGCTGGGGGCGAGCCGGGCCTTCCCACGAGGGTCGCGGGTCTCTTTTTCCGGCGAGGCCGCTTGCCTCGCTGCCTTTGACGCCCCCCGCGGGGgggacgcgctcgcgcctccgctctctgcgcgtgcgctctTTCCCCCTCCACCTTCTCCATTCGTCCACACAGCGCCTTTCTGGCGtccttcgctctccttgCCTCGcttgccggcgcgcggctttcCTTGCGAGGCGGTTGGAGGCTGCATGTCGCAAACGTCCTGTAACTTGATGCGCGGCCCTTCGCCTGCCGTCTCCACAGaggccgcgtcttctccaaagggggccgtcgcctgcgcggctccttcttcacgagcctcgtcctccgcctctttctctttctctcgcctgcaggcgacgcacaACGACCTGCCTGCGCTGGCGCCCCCGGACgaggcttcggcggcggggtCGGCGCGCGCTTCCGACTCTGAAGCGCCTGCGGTCCTCGCGGTTGAACTCGACAgcttcgaggccgcgccgccgtatgtcgctccgcgtctgccgctcccCATGCACACTTTCTGGCCACAtccctctgcgcccgcagtccctgcggcgtcgctgctgcctccgcgggccgCCACCcccccgcggctcgcgcgcgcggaggcccgctACCAGCGCCTGTCGCCGATTAAGACGCGGCGAGTGCTGGCGGAGATTCGCGGGATGTCTCTTgggcaggcgctggcgcacctggcgacgtcgccgcggcggccggcctTCCAGGTCTTCAAAACGATCCAGTCTGCCCTCGCGAACGCGATTCACGCGTTCGGCGAAAccacgctgcagccgcgcatcCACTCTATCACCGCCAACAACGGCCCCGTCTTCAAACGCCCGatgctgcgcgcccgcggccgcatgGACGTCCTGCGGAGGCCTACGACGCACATCCGCGTGATACTCGAAGTCTAG
- a CDS encoding putative transmembrane protein (encoded by transcript BESB_074500), which produces MSALFNFQSMLTVVLLAICTCTYLRPRFPSLIDNKQPGFKGVLGKFAVLGDRLSGYVSAACVLMAFSTLFLR; this is translated from the coding sequence ATGTCGGCGCTCTTCAACTTCCAGTCGATGCTGACGGTCGTCCTCCTGGCGATCTGCACATGCACGTatctgcggccgcgctttCCGTCTCTAATCGACAACAAGCAACCGGGCTTCAAAGGCGTGCTGGGGAAGTTCGCGGTCCTCGGCGACCGACTTTCTGGCTATGtctccgctgcatgcgtcctCATGGCGTTCTCAactctctttcttcgctga